The following proteins are encoded in a genomic region of Brachypodium distachyon strain Bd21 chromosome 1, Brachypodium_distachyon_v3.0, whole genome shotgun sequence:
- the LOC100821283 gene encoding probable homogentisate phytyltransferase 1, chloroplastic: MDSLSLRPSSLLLSAPCAAAAAARRRDHILPPFRPIQQNGKGRISLSIQRSRGPTVNLCQKFLDWKYSYHRMSHRPINTSANASGQSLQPETEAHDAASIWKPISSSLDAFYRFSRPHTVIGTALSIVSVSLLAVESMSDFSPLFLTGLMEAVVAALFMNIYIVGLNQLFDIEIDKINKPTLPLASGEYSPAVGVAIVSVFAAMSFGLGWAVGSPPLFWALFISFVLGTAYSINLPYFRWKRFAVVAALCILAVRAVIVQLAFFLHIQTFVFRRPAVFSRPLIFATAFMTFFSVVIALFKDIPDIEGDRIFGIQSFSVRLGQNKVFWTCVGLLEMAYAVAVLMGATSSSLWSKSVTVIGHAILATILWNSARSVDLTSKTAITSFYMFIWKLFYAEYLLIPLVR, from the exons ATGGATTCGCTCAGCCTCCGCCCTTCgtcgctcctcctctccgcgccctgcgccgccgccgccgccgcccgccggcgag ATCATATTCTACCACCATTTCGTCCTATCCAACAAAATGGTAAAGGGCGGATTTCCTTGTCCATCCAAAGGTCCAGAGGCCCTACTGTTAATCTTTGTCAAAAATTCTTGGATTGGAAGTATTCCTACCATAGGATGTCACATCGACCAATCAATACTTCTGCAAATGCTTCGGGGCAATCACTACAGCCAGAAACTGAAGCACATGATGCCGCAAGCATCTGGAAGCCAATATCATCTTCTTTGGATGCGTTTTACAGGTTTTCTCGGCCACATACTGTCATAGGAACA GCACTAAGCATAGTCTCAGTTTCCCTGCTAGCTGTCGAGAGCATGTCTGATTTTTCTCCTTTGTTCCTGACTGGTTTGATGGAG GCAGTGGTAGCCGCCCTTTTCATGAACATCTATATTGTTGGATTGAATCAGTTGTTCGACATTGAAATAGACAAG ATTAACAAGCCAACTCTCCCACTAGCATCGGGCGAATACTCTCCTGCAGTTGGGGTTGCAATAGTATCAGTCTTTGCTGCTATG AGCTTTGGCCTTGGATGGGCTGTTGGATCACCTCCTCTGTTCTGGGCTCTTTTTATTAGCTTTGTTCTTGGAACAGCTTACTCAATCAAT CTGCCATATTTTCGATGGAAGAGATTTGCTGTTGTTGCAGCACTCTGCATATTAGCAGTACGTGCAGTGATTGTTCAACTGGCATTTTTTCTCCATATTCAG ACATTTGTTTTCAGAAGACCGGCAGTGTTTTCAAGACCATTGATATTTGCAACTGCTTTCATGACCTTCTTCTCAGTTGTAATAGCATTATTCAAG GATATACCTGATATTGAAGGGGATCGCATTTTTGGAATTCAATCTTTCAGTGTTCGATTGGGTCAAAACAAG GTTTTCTGGACCTGTGTTGGTCTACTTGAGATGGCCTATGCTGTTGCTGTACTGATGGGGGCAACTTCTTCCTCTTTGTGGAGCAAATCTGTAACT GTCATAGGCCATGCAATCCTCGCTACGATCTTATGGAACAGCGCCAGATCGGTCGACTTGACGAGCAAAACTGCAATAACATCCTTCTACATGTTCATCTGGAAG CTGTTCTACGCGGAATACTTGCTCATCCCTCTGGTAAGATGA
- the LOC100844961 gene encoding pentatricopeptide repeat-containing protein At2g18940, chloroplastic → MAMEATGRGVFPNKPTLPAGPKKRTSATPLLPAAPPPQSPASLPLDSFLLHLTAAPPPAPVVPRRQHQHHQQHPTPTPAHSFLSPAAQALVLELSSTPLASLPAFLSSRKDDLLRAADVPSLLKALELSGHWEWALALVRWVRAEGGAADAAALEMVVRTLAREGQHDAVCDLLDEMLPLPPGSPGLDVRAYTTVLHALSHEGRYERALELFAELKREGVAPTHVMYNVMLDVYGRMGRSWPQIVAMLEEMRAAGVEPDGFTASTVIAACGRDGLVDEAVAFFEDLKSRGHVPCVVTYNALLQVFGKAGNYMEALRVLKEMEESGCKPDAVTYNELAGSYARAGFYEEAAKCLDTMVSKGILPNAFTYNTIMTAYGNAGKVDEALALFDWMKKNGFIPYVNTYNLILGMLGKKSRFNVMLEMLGEMSRSGCTPNRVTWNTMLAVCGKRGMEGYVTRVLERMKSCGVELCRDTFNTLISAYGRCGSRANAFKMYDEMTAAGFTPCLTTYNALLSVLSRQGDWTAAQSIINKMKNEGFKPNDMSYSLLLQCHAKGGNAAGIEAIEKEVYEGTVFPSWVILRTLVISNFKCRRLEGIERAFQEVMARGHKPDLVIFNSMLSMYAKNGMYRKAGEMFDSIKQGGLSPDLITYNSMMDMYAKSNESWEAEKILKRLKTSQLKPDVVSYNTVMNGFCKQGLIKEAQRILSEMIADGVRPCVVTYHTLVGGYASREMFSEAREVVSYMIQRNLSPMELTYRRVVDSYCKAKRFDEARGFLYEIAETDRNSDQKLLSTLTARVESAQFRR, encoded by the coding sequence atggcgatggAGGCCACCGGGCGCGGGGTGTTCCCGAACAAGCCCACGCtgccggcggggcccaagaaGCGGACGTCGGCCACCCCGCTCCTCCCGGCCGCGCCACCACCGCAGTCCCCTGCCTCTCTCCCGCTCgactccttcctcctccacctcaccgcggcgccgccgcctgcccccgTCGTCCCGCGccggcagcaccagcaccaccagcagcacccGACCCCGACCCCGGCGCactccttcctctcccccgCCGCGCAGGCGCTCGTGCTCGAGCTCTCCTCGACGCCGCTCGCTTCCCTCCCggccttcctctcctcccgcAAGGACGACCTCCTGCGCGCCGCCGACGTGCCTTCCCTGCTCAAGGCGCTCGAGCTCTCCGGCCACTGGGAGTGGGCCCTGGCGCTCGTCCGATGGGTCCGTGCcgagggcggcgccgccgatgccgccgcgcTAGAGATGGTCGTCCGCACGCTCGCCCGCGAGGGCCAGCACGACGCCGTCTGCGACCTGCTCGACGAAATGCTGCCGCTCCCGCCCGGCTCCCCTGGCCTCGACGTCCGCGCCTACACCACCGTGCTCCACGCGCTCTCCCATGAGGGGCGGTACGAGCGCGCTCTCGAGCTCTTCGCCGAGCTCAAGCGTGAGGGTGTGGCGCCCACGCACGTCATGTACAACGTCATGCTCGACGTGTACGGCCGCATGGGCCGCTCGTGGCCGCAGATCGTTGCGATGCTGGAGGAGATGAGGGCCGCAGGGGTGGAGCCTGACGGCTTCACCGCCAGCACGGTGATTGCTGCTTGTGGCCGGGATGGGCTCGTCGATGAGGCGGTCGCTTTCTTCGAGGACCTCAAGTCCCGTGGCCATGTCCCGTGTGTCGTCACCTACAATGCTCTCCTGCAAGTGTTTGGCAAGGCCGGAAACTACATGGAGGCACTGCGGGTGCTCAAGGAGATGGAAGAGTCTGGCTGCAAGCCTGATGCTGTCACTTACAATGAACTCGCTGGATCATATGCAAGGGCTGGGTTCTatgaggaggccgccaaatgTCTTGATACCATGGTCAGCAAGGGGATATTACCTAATGCGTTCACGTATAATACAATAATGACAGCGTATGGGAATGCCGGAAAGGTGGACGAGGCGCTTGCCTTGTTTGATTGGATGAAGAAGAATGGGTTTATCCCGTATGTGAACACGTACAATCTTATCCTTGGCATGCTGGGGAAGAAATCAAGGTTCAATGTGATGCTGGAGATGCTTGGGGAGATGTCAAGGAGCGGGTGCACACCGAATAGGGTGACATGGAACACAATGCTGGCAGTCTGTGGGAAGCGAGGTATGGAGGGCTATGTTACTAGGGTACTTGAGAGGATGAAGTCTTGTGGGGTTGAGCTGTGCCGAGACACCTTCAATACACTGATATCTGCTTATGGCCGGTGTGGTTCAAGGGCCAATGCTTTCAAGATGTATGATGAAATGACCGCTGCAGGCTTCACCCCTTGCCTCACCACATACAATGCATTGCTGAGTGTGCTATCTCGGCAAGGGGATTGGACAGCTGCTCAGTCCATCATAAACAAAATGAAGAACGAGGGTTTCAAGCCAAATGATATGTCATATTCACTATTGCTCCAGTGCCATGCCAAGGGGGGCAATGCCGCTGGGATAGAGGCCATTGAAAAAGAAGTTTACGAAGGTACCGTCTTCCCAAGCTGGGTTATTTTGAGAACCCTTGTGATTTCCAACTTCAAGTGTCGGCGGCTGGAGGGGATCGAGAGGGCATTTCAAGAGGTCATGGCACGGGGTCACAAGCCAGACCTTGTCATTTTCAACTCCATGCTGTCAATGTATGCAAAGAACGGGATGTACAGAAAGGCCGGTGAGATGTTTGATTCCATCAAGCAGGGCGGGCTGAGCCCTGACCTGATCACCTACAACAGCATGATGGACATGTACGCGAAGAGCAACGAGTCCTGGGAAGCCGAGAAGATACTGAAACGGCTCAAGACCTCCCAGCTGAAGCCTGACGTCGTGTCGTACAACACCGTCATGAACGGGTTCTGCAAGCAAGGCCTGATCAAGGAGGCCCAGAGGATCCTGTCCGAGATGATCGCCGATGGCGTTCGTCCCTGTGTCGTGACCTACCACACGCTCGTGGGGGGTTACGCGAGCCGGGAGATGTTCAGCGAGGCCAGGGAGGTCGTCAGCTACATGATCCAGCGCAACCTGAGCCCCATGGAGCTGACCTACAGGAGAGTGGTGGACAGTTACTGCAAGGCCAAGCGCTTCGACGAAGCTCGCGGCTTCCTGTATGAAATCGCAGAAACCGACCGTAATTCAGACCAGAAACTGCTCAGCACGCTCACAGCCCGTGTCGAGAGCGCCCAGTTCAGGAGATAG